A window of the Plasmodium vivax chromosome 12, whole genome shotgun sequence genome harbors these coding sequences:
- a CDS encoding hypothetical protein, conserved (encoded by transcript PVX_117950A) has product MVLLLPLARGFFSEFAKRKNGAILPKWLNNYHSQISYVDSPAKRPSLVVTERCVKNVLNGFPWLYSKDVKNADELTLYSPCIVNIKNEYDEQLGVGIYNKNSIIASRVLSTNVNDCINEEFFTSRIEKAYKKRLDLFPNDQFFRVVNAESDFLPGVIIDKFDKLLCVQINASGMDILLHSILNSIQQVLNPEVIILKNDSKIRKLEKLPLKKEVYKGIYNAPIEVRENGLTFFVDVLKGQKTGWYYDQRFNRAMLIGYCKNRRVLDLFSYVGSFGITLAYYGAKEVTCVDSSYDAIQYGIKAAHYNGVMDKTNFVHSCVKKFLNVCLHAQVGFLPGAINKEEAHCGEHLEGSESGCPKLLYQRNVRSSSLISGHLDLPPDGDLTTLSSLENNAHASAPPSAQGGEKLLSDVQNMFIYGKSKVDTIDVEDVENLLLKTNRDEFLRKKYDVILVDPPALARNSYLLPSALKIYQKLLYISFRIVRKPGYVFVSSCNKLVGYEELLVCIRRSLHWSKCEGTIIGEGRISADHPVHVSLPETRYLTSVLLMVS; this is encoded by the coding sequence AtggtgcttcttcttcctctcgcAAGAGGCTTCTTTTCCGAGTTCGCCAAAAGGAAGAACGGCGCCATCCTGCCCAAGTGGCTCAACAACTATCATAGTCAGATAAGCTATGTGGACAGCCCTGCGAAAAGACCCTCCCTAGTGGTAACCGAAAGGtgcgtaaaaaatgtactgaATGGATTTCCATGGCTATACTCAAAAGACGTAAAAAATGCAGATGAATTAACTCTGTACAGCCCATGCatagttaatataaaaaatgaatatgacGAGCAGCTGGGGGTAGGAATATACAATAAGAACTCTATCATCGCATCGAGGGTGTTAAGTACAAATGTAAATGATTGCATAAACGAAGAATTCTTTACGTCTCGAATTGAAaaggcatataaaaaaaggctgGACTTATTCCCAAACGATCAGTTCTTCCGTGTTGTTAATGCAGAAAGTGATTTCCTACCGGGGGTTATTATTGACAAATTTGATAAGCTACTATGTGTGCAAATAAATGCCAGTGGCATGGACATCCTTTTGCATTCCATACTGAATAGCATTCAGCAGGTGCTTAACCCAGAGGTTATAATCCTAAAAAATGATAGTAAAATTAGGAAGCTAGAAAAACTGCCCCTAAAAAAGGAGGTCTACAAAGGCATATACAATGCACCGATCGAAGTGAGAGAAAATGGACTGACCTTCTTTGTGGATGTTTTAAAAGGTCAAAAGACGGGATGGTATTATGACCAACGATTCAATCGCGCAATGCTTATTGGCTACTGTAAGAATAGGAGGGTActtgatttattttcttatgtAGGTTCCTTTGGAATTACGTTAGCGTACTATGGCGCTAAGGAAGTGACCTGCGTTGATTCGTCCTACGATGCTATTCAGTATGGGATTAAAGCGGCTCACTACAACGGTGTAATGGATAAGACCAACTTTGTGCATTCCTGTGTTAAGAAGTTTCTCAACGTTTGCCTGCACGCCCAGGTGGGGTTTCTCCCCGGCGCCATTAACAAGGAAGAAGCACACTGCGGAGAGCACCTTGAGGGGAGCGAATCGGGGTGTCCGAAATTGTTATACCAAAGAAACGTCAGAAGCAGTTCCCTTATTTCTGGCCATTTGGATCTTCCTCCCGATGGGGATCTCACCACCCTGAGCAGCTTAGAGAATAACGCCCACGCGAGTGCACCCCCTTCTGCGCAGGGCGGGGAGAAGCTCCTTTCGGATGTTCAAAATATGTTCATTTATGGAAAGAGCAAAGTGGACACCATTGATGTAGAGGATGTAGAAAATTTACTTCTTAAAACCAATAGGGATgaatttttgagaaaaaaatacgacgTCATATTGGTTGACCCCCCAGCTTTAGCACGTAACAGTTATTTACTCCCCTctgctttaaaaatttaccagAAACTTTTGTATATATCATTTCGAATTGTTCGGAAGCCTGGGTACGTGTTTGTCTCCAGTTGTAACAAACTGGTTGGGTATGAGGAGCTGCTCGTGTGCATACGGAGATCGCTACACTGGTCCAAGTGCGAAGGCACCATAATAGGTGAGGGCCGCATTAGCGCGGATCACCCTGTGCATGTCTCGCTGCCGGAAACGAGGTACCTAACGTCAGTCCTCCTGATGGTTAGCTAG
- a CDS encoding hypothetical protein, conserved (encoded by transcript PVX_117960A): MSTGWNFQHNGKYAQGKSGKELNYINIFDKGGIPNLRKKNGQFGDGLNCGPAGRKALIRWIEYNYQLKNEEENSYPALSACKVWQRRQSFQDRTLSGLVDFLKFLSIPKHLTYRTVFDNYLSPKFVNRLASTEASQKGLTKLAKKMMPMFQVREMQPLFSLLLDKIDIIPIGILKTLVEETPSAQYFYEITSTKVKRKIWVLCPHKFYQQVEPIIDEIILRIKIKSRHDDTVVALINQIVELIGNQKEKIFLYNLCVHIVRLKWVQVIINERESFAPDCGGANKGTSPPGGDKECKSDAEETPTRIPRERYQFEEDKNLKSEDKEIWDNFCYVKLDPISNPHLAGNHFGDRLKKLHSCFDKIMHKEQNIKGEEVTNSHGTKPFVISLNGYSHNSTSFHYLKKRKLVQVGDREDDRPKGGGNTPWNNCAKDTGSFFGRITEPGTNFCGEFKNDMKRSLSTGQEGKDAKRIKTSINSFKEDKLFPNGSHLSGGKMCSEAGDTSTVGEFKGEDEEDGIMPASGANKDGTRGNTHPITNNSRSSHSSRSSNDREDGDAAAMGVAADGKNEGQKNKKGAHKSKCKANCPPKTLLPFDGMFYSHLRLLLCVQYKEKYNITEEEMVKVDRYFPVIEFISHVIRDGILNFSDQAKTQEVVKRIKNSLKVKNVEDLFEYSLLFSNILLKFCIIKGICFYFYRNNLEVVPYKNCMLFWTSLFYFGVYNNFFSLIKYALDKVEYKDRKRRCSQYLHVRRGLLGEGTQSCGDFTGETFHTGAVESDSCEGKREGLSEGDSGGSDEASDEVSPEALEGALHEGKGADLAREDYRECGGSRTSEYYEEGDEVGGSEGGDAVGSSDGSDDVGSSEEGEESGSSNVSEGAGRTERSEELEGTAPSEEVNGTVPSEEVGGTVPSEEVNGTAPSEDVDHTEHSSPTEGPSAGYPHEEGISRERYNSSVEYAEQSSTNGNERYDEVCEYQGHLERYDESEVRDGESSEERKRREQERAYARYREYAYGEGGEEKDEEDAEDEEYEEDGEDGEHEEDEEDEEDREDDESDDYGADGEYGEDGEYGEYGEDPLGDDKESYIRRYTPARQFKTCSDSTCLEHQRERNEKDNFKPYFYSARGTQEPKEEYTSSVGHTVSEMKSKKKYKLLVSDCKDSHLKIPLMSILKYIVMANSEQGSFLSFFDFTEEDPKFETLKSVKEKNSILLLSALLNIPQVNYMKIKNFFSIIHEFFYMEKKNLRSVSLSNAPPREGNSIGEVAHEMRRAEENKKSYTPSDLLSNTNMCGDDNGKVERVGSNMCAPSNGASSYANWGSSRRNAEKEVISSGFPLHSSNEYATMCEKDRRVNEWGEDQTSVSDTGSINNLPVGGREKHTFESLRKRLVSQINDMNSAMSANHFLVNNNITSVCAYLREMGGGAGDGVSVFDGVIRGDGWANPLSQVDGDKATHLATEAKGSTPRAVNPFCEISKEIVKKLTNCNRVSTINKCLPYILKTSSRTFHFLKKKKLINIYIKYMYLYEYLYHMVLNRMLHISTVKSLPFLQNVILKELHYYFEDFKNRKVKNLWKFYLYARTLIDINKMNLINKLFHNNAIDYFIKLFYSLSFYNPVFSVLFLKLIETPLFYRSIENKKSEILQNIWIGTHERNFAGNSEDNRQSTEYKIWIDAYNKFFTK, translated from the exons ATGAGTACTGGCTGGAACTTCCAACACAACGGAAAATACGCCCAGGGGAAAAGCGGGAAGGAGCTGAATTACATTAACATTTTCGACAAAGGAGGGATCCCCAacttgaggaaaaaaaatggacagtTCGGCGACGGGCTGAATTGCGGCCCCGCTGGGCGCAAGGCGTTGATTCGATGGATAGAAT ATAATTACCAactgaaaaatgaagaggagaaCAGCTACCCCGCTTTGAGCGCGTGCAAGGTGTGGCAAAGGAGGCAGTCCTTCCAGGATAGGACCCTCTCCGGCTTAGTGGATTTCCTCAAGTTTCTGAGCATCCCCAAGCATCTGACGTACAGAACGGTGTTCGACAATTATTTGTCCCCCAAGTTTGTAAACCGGCTTGCTTCGACGGAGGCGTCGCAGAAGGG ACTAACCAAACTGGCGAAGAAAATGATGCCCATGTTCCAAGTGCGCGAAATGCAGCCACTCTTCTCCCTTCTTCTAGACAAAATAGACATCATACCTATAGGGATACTCAAAACGCTGGTGGAGGAAACCCCCTCCGctcaatatttttacgaaataACCTCCACCaaggtgaagaggaagatatGGGTTCTATGCCCACATAAATTCTACCAACAAGTTGAGCCAATCATAGacgaaattattttaagaattaaaataaaaagtagaCACGATGACACAGTAGTTGCATTGATTAACCAAATTGTAGAGTTGATAGGaaatcaaaaggaaaaaatatttttgtataatttgtgtgtgcatattgTGCGGTTGAAATGGGTCCaagttattataaatgaaaggGAAAGTTTTGCCCCAGATTGTGGGGGAGCAAATAAAGGTACGTCTCCCCCAGGTGGGGATAAAGAATGCAAAAGTGATGCTGAAGAAACTCCCACTCGTATTCCACGCGAAAGATACCAATTTGAGGaggataaaaatttaaaaagtgagGACAAGGAAATTTGGGATAACTTTTGTTATGTAAAGTTAGATCCCATTTCGAACCCCCACTTGGCTGGCAACCATTTTGGAGACAGgctgaaaaaattgcactcTTGCTTTGACAAAATTATGCATAAGgagcaaaatataaaaggggaggaggtgACTAACTCCCATGGGACGAAGCCATTCGTTATATCTCTCAACGGGTATAGCCACAATAGCACCTCGTTTCACtatttgaagaagaggaagttgGTGCAGGTAGGAGACCGTGAGGATGATAggcccaaagggggggggaatacCCCTTGGAATAACTGCGCGAAGGACACAGGGAGCTTTTTCGGACGCATCACCGAGCCAGGTACCAACTTTTGTGGCGAATTTAAAAACGATATGAAGAGAAGCCTGTCAACAGGCCAAGAAGGGAAAGACgcgaaaaggataaaaaccAGCATAAACAGTTTTAAAGAAGATAAgctttttccaaatgggtcTCACCTGAGCGGTGGAAAAATGTGCAGCGAGGCGGGAGATACCTCCACAGTTGGGGAGTTCAAGGGGGAGGACGAGGAGGATGGCATTATGCCCGCGAGTGGCGCCAATAAGGATGGCACTCGAGGGAACACCCATCCGATTACAAACAACAGCCGCAGTAGCCATAGTAGCAGGAGCAGCAACGATAGAGAAGACGGAGATGCGGCGGCGATGGGGGTGGCGGCGGACGGCAAAAACGAAGGgcagaaaaacaaaaaaggcgcacaTAAAAGCAAGTGCAAAGCTAATTGCCCCCCCAAAACGCTCCTACCTTTCGATGGAATGTTCTATAGCCATCTGCGACTCCTTCTGTGCGTGCagtataaagaaaaatataacatcACAGAGGAAGAGATGGTGAAAGTAGACCGGTACTTCCCCGTGATCGAATTTATTAGCCATGTCATTAGGGATGGCATCCTCAATTTTTCGGATCAAGCGAAAACGCAAGAGGTAGTTAAAAGGATTAAAAACAGTTTGAAAGTGAAAAACGTGGAGGATTTATTTGAGTATTCTCTTCTGTTTAGCAATATCTTATTAAAGTTTTGTATCATTAAAGGCATTTGCTTTTACTTCTACCGAAATAACTTGGAGGTAGTGCCCTATAAAAATTGCATGCTCTTTTGGacctcccttttttactttgGAGTTtacaacaattttttttctttaattaaGTATGCCCTGGATAAGGTAGAATACAAGGACAGGAAAAGGAGGTGCAGCCAGTATCTTCACGTGAGACGGGGGTTGCTGGGGGAAGGCACTCAGTCGTGTGGGGACTTCACTGGGGAGACCTTCCACACCGGCGCGGTGGAAAGTGATTCTTGCgaggggaaaagggagggCCTATCGGAGGGAGACTCTGGCGGATCAGATGAAGCGTCAGATGAAGTATCACCTGAAGCGTTGGAGGGGGCATTACACGAAGGAAAAGGGGCGGATCTAGCGAGGGAGGACTACAGAGAATGTGGAGGAAGCCGGACTAGTGAATATTACGAAGAGGGTGACGAGGTTGGCGGTAGTGAGGGGGGCGACGCGGTCGGCAGTAGTGATGGAAGTGATGATGTCGGGAGCAGTGAGGAGGGTGAAGAGAGTGGAAGTAGCAATGTGAGTGAAGGGGCTGGAAGGACCGAACGGAGTGAAGAGCTCGAGGGGACCGCGCCCAGTGAAGAGGTTAACGGGACGGTGCCCAGTGAAGAAGTTGGCGGGACGGTGCCCAGCGAGGAGGTTAACGGGACAGCCCCAAGCGAAGATGTTGACCACACCGAGCACAGTTCACCGACAGAAGGGCCAAGCGCGGGCTACCCCCACGAGGAGGGAATTTCCCGTGAGAGGTACAATAGCAGCGTTGAGTACGCGGAGCAGTCCAGCACAAACGGAAACGAACGTTACGACGAGGTGTGCGAATACCAAGGGCATCTGGAGCGGTACGACGAAAGTGAAGTGCGCGATGGGGAATCGAGCGAGgagaggaagcggcgggagCAAGAGCGGGCGTACGCCAGGTATAGGGAGTACGCATAtggcgaggggggggaagaaaaagatgaaGAGGATGCAGAAGATGAAGAATATGAAGAGGATGGTGAAGATGGTGAACatgaagaggatgaagaagatgaagaagatagAGAAGACGACGAAAGCGACGACTATGGTGCGGATGGCGAATATGGTGAAGATGGCGAATATGGCGAATATGGCGAAGATCCCCTCGGAGACGATAAGGAAAGTTACATCCGCCGCTACACCCCCGCGCGGCAGTTCAAGACCTGCAGTGACAGCACGTGCCTCGAGCACCAGAGAGAGAGAAACGAAAAGGACAATTTCAAACCGTATTTCTACAGTGCGAGGGGTACACAAGAACCGAAGGAAGAATACACCAGCAGTGTCGGCCATACCGTaagcgaaatgaaaagcaaaaagaagTATAAACTTCTGGTGAGCGATTGTAAAGACAGCCATTTGAAGATACCCCTAAtgagcattttaaaatatatagtcATGGCGAATAGCGAACAAGGCagcttcctttccttttttgattttACCGAAGAGGATCCCAAATTTGAGACCTTAAAATctgtgaaggaaaaaaatagcattttGCTCTTATCAGCTTTGTTAAATATCCCCCAagtaaattatatgaaaataaaaaattttttttccatcattcatgaatttttttatatggaaaagaaaaatttacgaAGCGTATCCCTCAGTAATGCTCCCCCTAGGGAGGGTAACTCCATTGGAGAAGTTGCACACGAGATGAGGAGGGcggaggaaaataaaaagtcaTATACACCAAGTGATCTGTTAAGCAACACCAACATGTGTGGTGACGATAATGGTAAGGTAGAAAGGGTAGGCAGTAATATGTGCGCCCCTTCAAACGGTGCTAGCAGCTACGCCAATTGGGGCTCAAGCAGACGAAacgcagaaaaggaagtgaTCAGCAGCGGGTTCCCCCTTCATAGTAGCAATGAATATGCAACTATGTGTGAGAAAGACAGACGAGTGAACGAATGGGGTGAAGACCAAACCAGCGTGTCGGACACGGGCAGTATTAACAACTTGCCTGTGggagggagggaaaaacacacGTTTGAAAGTTTGAGGAAAAGGCTAGTGAGCCAAATAAATGATATGAACAGCGCGATGAGTGCAAACCACTTCttagtaaataataacataacgTCTGTGTGCGCTTACCTGAGGGAGATGGGCGGTGGGGCTGGCGATGGAGTTAGCGTTTTCGATGGAGTTATCCGTGGTGATGGCTGGGCCAACCCCCTCAGCCAAGTCGATGGGGACAAGGCGACACATCTGGCAACCGAAGCGAAGGGAAGTACGCCCCGCGCAGTCAACCCCTTTTGCGAAATTTCGAAAGAGATAGTGAAGAAGCTCACCAATTGCAACCGCGTCAGCACCATTAACAAGTGCCTGccttacattttaaaaacaagtTCCCGaactttccattttttaaaaaaaaaaaaactgataaatatttacataaaatatatgtatctATATGAGTATCTGTACCACATGGTACTGAACAGAATGCTGCACATTAGCACGGTGAAGagtctcccctttttgcaaaacgtcATCTTAAAAGAGTTGCATTATTACTTTgaggattttaaaaataggaaaGTGAAGAACCTGTGGAAGTTTTACCTCTACGCTCGCACACTGATTGacataaacaaaatgaacttaATTAACAAGCTGTTCCATAACAATGCCAttgattattttataaagcTCTTTTACtccctttccttttacaaCCCTGTTTTTTCGGTGCTTTTTTTGAAGCTCATCGAG ACACCCCTGTTTTATAGGAGCATTGAAAATAAGAAGAGcgaaattttgcaaaacatttGGAT cggGACGCATGAAAGGAACTTTGCAGGCAATTCCGAAGACAATCGACAGTCCACAGAG TATAAAATTTGGATCGACGCGTacaacaaattttttaccaaGTGA